The genomic segment TTGGTTTCCAGACGGCGAGGCATGTGGGCGTCAATATTATGAAGAACCTTATGGAAGATTCAAGAACGACGAGCAGGTGGTATGTCATCGTCGCCATGGGAAGAAAGGCAGGGCACCTGGCGCTGGGCATAGGGAAGGCTTCAGGGGCGACCTGCACAATTATTCCCGAAGAGTTTAAGGAAGGCGTGATTACCCTTAATGATGTCTGTGATATTATTGAAGGGAGCATGATAAAGAGAAAGGCCGGCGGCAAGGTTAACGGCGTTGTTGTCCTGGCCGAAGGCCTTGCGGAAAGGTTCAATCCCGATGACCTGGCAGACCTTAAAAATGTAGAACGAGACGAGCATGGTCATATACGCCTTGCGGAAGTAAGTCTTGGCAAAGTGGTCAAAGAGGAGTTGCAGCGCCGCTTCCTTGAAATGGGGGAGAAAATTACCATTGTTACAAAGGACATCGGTTATGAACTAAGATGCGCGCCACCCATACCTTTTGATGCCGAATATACACGGGATCTCGGTTTTGGGGCCATTACCTTCCTGCTAAAGGGGGGCACCGACGCGCTCATTACCATGCACGAGCAGAAATTGATTCCCATCCCCTTTGATGAAATGATCGATCCCATGACAGGGAAAACGGCAGTCCGGATGGTTGATGTTAATACGGAATCCTACGCCGTGGCAAGAAAATACATGATTCGTCTCGAAACGGAAGATTTTAGAGGGGGCGAGTGGACGGAGAAACTTGCTGCTGCGACGCATATGAGTATTGATGAATTTAAGGAGCGTTTCGGCTATTTGAAGTAAAGGAAAAAAAGGATAATTTTATAAGGGCTGCGGCATATGAAATGTTGCAGCCCTTTTTTCAGGGCTTTTTATCTGCATTCGCCTGTCATAATAACCATTGCCTTGCTCTTCCCGGTTAACCTGTTTATACCCCGAAAAATATATCAATGCTGTTTGCATGGGAAAAAATGTTTGTTAAACTTAAAAAAAGGTAACTTGTCTGCGCCGTTGGTCCTCCCCGTCAATATTACATCAATAAGTAAGTTACGAAAGCTTACTCGAAAGTGACTCAACTCGTCTCCAGCGACACCACAATAAAATGAGCAAGTTACGTTAATTTACCGGGAAGCGCGGTGAAGGAAGCTTGTTGTTGCCGCGCAAAATGAAAAAGTCCTGTTCCAAAGAAAACCGGAGAAAGCAAGTGATAAAACAGGGCCGTCGGCCCGGTCCGGCTGCAACTCAATCAAGTCGTTTTTTGTGAGATATATTGATGGGATTTTATTCACGGATTTTATTTCCATTGGCATATGATTCTTTGGTGTCGTCACCGATGAAGGATAAAGCTCGCCGCGCGCTTCTGTCCGGGGTTAAAGGAGAAATATTGGAAATTGGTTTTGGTACAGGCTTAAACCTTCCAAATTATCCATCCCATGTTAAAAAAGTTACTGCTGTTGACAGGAATGCAAGCATGAATGCAAGGGCTGAAAAAAGGATTAAGGGGGCATCAATTATCGTTGATAGTTATGTGTTAAATGCCGAGAGTTTGCCCATGAAGAATGACACCTTTGATAGTGTTGTAACTACTTATACACTATGCACTATAAACAATATCGATTCCGCATTAACCGAAGTCTATCGGGTTTTGAAACCGGGCGGCCGTTTCTTTTTTTTAGAGCATGGCCTGAGTAATGACCCGAAAATACAAAAATGGCAGTATCGGCTTAATCCCATACAAAGTTTTTTTGTAGATGGTTGCCGACTTACCCGAAACATAAGGCACCTTATTGAACAAGCTGATTTTAATTTGCTTGAACTGGACGAATATTATATTGATGATGATTCAAAAGTTCACGGATACACATATCAGGGCGTTGCAGAAAAGGCTAAATAGCCTGTTTTTGTGACAGGATAATCGGCAGTTTCGTTTTTGAAAAATTCAAACTTTCGGCTAATGATGCGCCGGGAATAAAAAATGTCAGCAATCGTCTTT from the Deltaproteobacteria bacterium genome contains:
- the pfp gene encoding diphosphate--fructose-6-phosphate 1-phosphotransferase, with product MTRQKEVVGILVGGGPAPGINGVISAVALEAINKGKKVVGIYDGFKGLLKDPLDTVELSIDDVSRIHLSGGSALRTSRENPTKEHNKMAKVLDNLKKLDIKYLVTIGGDDTAFSSSRVAAAANGEIKVAHVPKTIDNDLPLPGMASTFGFQTARHVGVNIMKNLMEDSRTTSRWYVIVAMGRKAGHLALGIGKASGATCTIIPEEFKEGVITLNDVCDIIEGSMIKRKAGGKVNGVVVLAEGLAERFNPDDLADLKNVERDEHGHIRLAEVSLGKVVKEELQRRFLEMGEKITIVTKDIGYELRCAPPIPFDAEYTRDLGFGAITFLLKGGTDALITMHEQKLIPIPFDEMIDPMTGKTAVRMVDVNTESYAVARKYMIRLETEDFRGGEWTEKLAAATHMSIDEFKERFGYLK
- a CDS encoding class I SAM-dependent methyltransferase; its protein translation is MGFYSRILFPLAYDSLVSSPMKDKARRALLSGVKGEILEIGFGTGLNLPNYPSHVKKVTAVDRNASMNARAEKRIKGASIIVDSYVLNAESLPMKNDTFDSVVTTYTLCTINNIDSALTEVYRVLKPGGRFFFLEHGLSNDPKIQKWQYRLNPIQSFFVDGCRLTRNIRHLIEQADFNLLELDEYYIDDDSKVHGYTYQGVAEKAK